From a single Pseudopipra pipra isolate bDixPip1 chromosome 7, bDixPip1.hap1, whole genome shotgun sequence genomic region:
- the RPL37A gene encoding large ribosomal subunit protein eL43: MYRLALTLGSTVSQNGPRGITWSNLTAQAGSSQSTGHRTASRQFMCRASEEDSTTSPGNLSQGALAPLVQGNSRAGGVSKRDSGTHPGPALRVTSARPCASLPPGPAHGDPSPRRRRRKMAKRTKKVGIVGKYGTRYGASLRKMVKKIEISQHAKYTCSFCGKTKMKRKAVGIWHCGSCMKTVAGGAWTYNTTSAVTVKSAIRRLKELKDQ, translated from the exons ATGTACCGCTTGGCTCTCACGTTgggttccacagtgtcacagaacGGACCACGGGGCATCACCTGGTCCAACCTcactgctcaagcagggtcatcccagagcacagggcacaggacTGCATCCAGACAGTTCATGTGTAGGGCCAGTGAggaagactccacaacctctccagGAAATCTGTCCCAGGGAGCGCTCGCCCCTCTTGTTCAGGGGAACTCCCGTGCAGGGGGTGTCTCCAAGAGGGACAGCGGGACCcaccccggcccggccctgcgCGTCACTTCCGCCCGGCCCTGCGCGTCACTTCCGCCCGGCCCTGCGCACGGGGATCCTTCTCCCCGTCGGCGCCGGCGCAAGATG GCCAAGCGCACCAAGAAGGTCGGAATTGTGGGTAAATATGGGACCCGTTACGGTGCATCCCTTAGGAAAATGGTGAAGAAGATTGAAATTAGCCAGCATGCCAAGTATACCTGCTCCTTCTGTGGCAAG ACCAAAATGAAGAGGAAGGCTGTGGGTATCTGGCACTGTGGATCCTGCATGAAGACAGTTGCTGGTGGTGCCTGGACTTACAA TACCACCTCTGCAGTGACAGTCAAATCTGCCATCAGAAGACTGAAAGAATTGAAAGACCAGTAG